TTTGTTTCAGAAGGCCCAAAAGGCTGTTTGATAGCGCATCGGTGCCAATCCGGCTCAGAAGGGCACTGTGCTGGCCCAGGTAATGCAAATGGGCCGCCGTAATAAAGGCACCACCCCCGGCCTCGATTGCCAGGCCATCAGCAAAGACTTCGCGACCCAGAACCGGCATATGATCCAGCCCGGAAAACAACAGGTCGCAATAGGTCCGGCCGATGCATAAAATGCCATTTTGGGTTGTTTTTTTATTCATGCGCGGATCAAAGCCTTCTGGCTGTCGCTGTCAAAGAAATACAGGCTTTCGACATTGGCTGTTGCCGAAACGGTTTGTCCGGCGGCCAGTTGGTGTTGCGCCGGGGCCGATGCGATCACGACGCCATCGGCGGTATCAATATGCACCAGTGTTTCGGACCCTAACGGTTCCAATACCAAGATTTCACCGGTAATCGTCAGCCCGGTTTTGCCGGTCGGGGTGCCCACGGTAAGGGCATGGGAACGCACACCAACCGAAATGTCACGCTCGCCAGCAAGGTCAGGGGCCGGGGCGGAAATAACGGCATTGGCGTTTTTCGCAATCAATGCGTTGTTGCTGGAACGTGCTGAAACCATGTTCATTGACGGGTTGCCAATGAAACGCGCGGTAAACATGTCAGCCGGGTTTTCATAAAGGTCGGTGGGGGACCCGCTTTGAAGAATATGACCATCGCGCATCACAACAATGCGGTCTGCCATGGTCATGGCTTCGACCTGGTCGTGGGTGACATAAACAATCGTGCTTTTCAGGCGTTGATGCAGGCGTTTGATTTCAATGCGCATCTGGGAACGTAACTGTGCATCAAGGTTTGATAATGGTTCATCAAACAAAAAGGCAACCGGGTTACGCACCATTGCCCGGCCAATGGCCACACGCTGGCGCTGCCCGCCTGACAGGGCCGATGGTTTACGATCCAGAAGTTCCACCAGCCCCAAAAGGGCGGCTGTTTCTTCGATACGCTGTTCTTTTTCCGCCTTTGAAAGTTTGGCGGTATAAAGCCCGAAACCGATATTCTGGCGCACCGACATATGCGGATAGATCGCATAATTCTGGAACACCATGGCAATGTTGCGTTCTTTGGGTTCGTGTTCGTTTACGATTTCGCCGCCAATGCGCAAATTGCCGCCGGTAATGGTTTCAAGGCCGGCAATCATGCGCAATGTCGTTGATTTGCCACAGCCGGATGGGCCGACAAGCACAACAAACTCGCCATCCTTGACCGTCAAATCGATCCCGTGAATGGTTTCGATCGAACCGTATTTCTTGGTTATTTTTTCCAGTTGGATTTCGGTCATGCGCTGGCTCCCAGCAAAGCATTGAATTTTGTCTGAAGCAGGATGTCGGCCTGTGCCGCGTCATTATTGGCTTTTGCCAATGCAGCGCGCAGGGCTGCCAGATCATCCTGGTAAGATGTAATGGCATCGGCAATTGCCGTTTCGCCCGGCCCCCCAAACCGGTCACGAACGGCAACGAAATGGGCGGCTGAAACAACCGTGGCAAAGCGTTTGGCATCCATGGCGGTTTCGCGCCCGGTGCTGTCGGCAAAGACCTTGCAGAAGGGGGCGTAGCCGTCGGTTACAAGGTCGCCATTTTGCGCAACGATGGTTTTGGCGACATGGGCGGCAATTTCGTGGGCCTCGCGGAAGGAAAGTCCTTCATTGCGCACCAGATCATCGGCCAGTTCGGTAATGGTGATACAGGATTTGCGAATATTTTCCGCCACCCTGTCTTCATTGATGCGAATGGCCGACACAAAGCTGGTCATAAGGGCGATCACGCGGCTGGCCGTTGCAAAAGCCTGATAGCCAAATGCCTGGGTTTCGCCTTCGCTGTCATTCATGTCGGTAAATGGCGTGTTATGCATGATTTCGATCATTGCACGTGCCCGGCCAAATGTCTGGCTGGCAAGAAGGCGCATATGTTCGATTGGCACGGGGTTGCGCTTTTGCGGCATGATCGATGAAATCTGAACCAGAGCATTGGGTACATAAAGCTGCCCGACCTCGAAGCTTGACCAGAATTGAAAGTCCTGGATCGGCCGACCCAGATGCAAAAACAGCAATTCCAGCGCCCCATAGGTGCCGCTGACATAATCTATCGCGGCAATGCAGCCGTACGAATTGCGCAGTGGCGCATCAAAACCCAGAAGTTCGGCCATGCGGTGCCGGTCAATATCAAATCCCGACGTGGTAATGGCCGCAGCCCCCATGGGCGAAAGGTTAACTGTTGCCAGGGCATCAAACAGGCGTTTGGCATCGCGCAGCAGAACTTCGATCATTGCCGAAAGATAATGGGCAAAGCTTGTGGGCTGTGCTGGCTGGCCGTGGGTATAGGCAACAATCAGCGTTTCTTTTTGCGCATCGGCCTTGATGATTGCGCTGTCGATCAAATCAAGCACCTGGCCCAAAAGGCTGGTGATGCGCCGGCGCAACTGCAGTTTGAACAGGGTATGGTCAATGTCATTGCGCGAGCGCGCAGTATGTAACCGCCCGCCCAGATCCGCACCGAGGCGTGCCTTTAATTCCTTTTCGATCAGGAAAAAGAAATCTTCGACCTCGCCGGTATAGGTTAGTGTTGCCGGGTCAATTTCGGTTTCAATCGCCTGCAGGGCAGCGGCAATTTGCGATGCCTGCGATTGGCTGAGAATGCCCTGTTCGCACAGCATGATCAGATGGGCGCGATCAATACGTTGAAAGTCGCTGGCGAAATGATCACGCGCACCGTCAAATAACGGACCAAGGACGGTATCCTTGTAAACCGGGTCGGGGAAAACCGAACTGTCGTGAGGGGGATTATGTGCCACGATATTATCCTTTCAACCCGGCCAGCATGATGCCACGCACGATAAAGCGCTGCAGAACCAGAAAAACAATCAGGGTGGGAATGGTGGCAAGGGCCGCACCGGTCATGATTTTTTCCCACTGGATGGATTGTTCGATGGCAAAACTCGTCAGACCGACGGGCAGGGTGTAAAATTCCTGGCTGGTGGTTACAATCAGCGGCCAGAAAAACGCCGTCCAGTTACCCAGAAATGTGAAAATCGCAAGGGCGGATAAGGCAGGGGTAACCAGCGGCAGCGCGATTTTCCACCAGATCTGAAATTCGTTAAGGCCATCAATGCGGGCAGCTTCAAGGAAATCGTTGGGTACGGTTTCAAAAAACTGCTTCATCAAAAATGTGCCAAAGGCCGTCATCATGCCGGGGAACATCACCCCCCAATAAGTATCAATCCAGCCCAGCTTGCTTGACATCAGATACCACGGGATCACCAGCATTTCGGTTGGAATCATCAGGGTGGAAAGGATGGCAAGGAAGATCAGATACCGTCCGCGAAAGTCAAATTTCGCCAGCGTGTAGCCCACCAGACTGTCAAAAAACACGTTGGACAGGGTGACGGTTGTGGCAATACCCATGGAATTGGCAAACCAGCGCAGAAAACGGCCGTCAGATAAAACCTGGATGTAATTATCCAGCGTTGGATATTCGGGAAACAGGCGCATGTCATAGACCTGGCCCGCATCCTTGAAGGAGGTGCCAAACATGAACAGGATGGGCGTTATCATGATGATCCCGCCGATCAGAAGGACGGCCCAGGTCAGGATGCGGCCGGGGCGGGCTTTTGCCTGCATGAGGCTTTCTGAAATTGCAGTGCTCATTTCAACGTTTCCTCATCACCCAAAGCTGGATCAGCGACACAATCAGCAAAATCGTGAATAAAACCACGGTCTGGGCGGCGGCATAGCCCATCTGATAGGACGAAAACGCACTTTGATAGATCATCAGCACCAGCGGCTTGGTGGAATTAAGCGGCCCACCCGGGTCATTGGTGGTGATGTTGTAAACCTGGTCGAAAATGCGCAGGAAGCCGATGGATGAAAACACAACCAGAAACACCGTGGTCGGCTTAAGAAGGGGCAGGGTGATTTTGCGCAAAATGGCCCATTCCCCCAGCCCGTCAATGCGTGCGGCTTCATAATAGGTTTGCGGAATGGCGCGCAAACCGGCCATGAAAATGACGATCTGAAAACCGACACCCGCCCAGATCGCGGTTAGCAGAACCGATGGCAATGCCTGATCGACCGAGCGGATGAAGGGTTGTTGCGATATGCCGAAATCGGCAAGCAAGCCATTGATGATCCCAATGGGAACCGGTTGATAGAACCAACGCCAGACCCAGGCCATTGCCGATGCCGTTGTCAGGAACGGCAGGAAATAGAGGGCACGGATAAAGCCCTGCATAAACCGGACACGGTCCAGAAAATAGGCAATGACAAAGGCAAAACACAGGCTGATCGGTGTTCCTGCCAGAAGGTAGGTGAATGTGTTTTTAAACACCTGCCAGAATTGGGGATCGTTAAAAAGCTGGCGGTAATTATCAAGGCCGATGAAATTTGGCTCGTTTAAAAGGTCCCAGTCGGTAAAGGACAGCCAGAAAGCATCAAGCGTTGGATAAAAACGGATCCAGGAATAAAAAACGATCGGCAGGGCCAGAAATCCCCACGCCCACAAAACCCGTTTGGTTTGCATGCGAAGGCGTTTCCGGCTGCGCCCACCCTGGGGCGCAACCTGTACCTGTGTCGTATTGGCCGAGGTCATGGCGTTGACCCTATCTATTATTTCTTGGCTTTATCGATGATGGCTTGTTCGGCATCGGCGGCCTGTTTCAGGCTTTCATCCGGTGCCTGGTCCTGCAGCAGAACACGATTGACCATGTCGATCGATACCTGGCGCTGGGCGGATTCATCCACAAACATGGTGGTGTGGGCGTAATCCAGCCCCTTAAGGAACGGACCATAAATCGGGTCTTTAAGGTTTTCATCGGTCATGGCCGCTTCGCGCCGTGCAGGCAGTTCACCCACGGTTTTCAGCCAAATATCCATTGCTTCCTTGGAGGAAACAAATTTCAGGAATTTTTCGGCTGCTTCAAGTTTTTCGCCTTCAACACCGGCAGCAATGCCATTGGCAAAATAGCTGGCATAGTTGGAACGCAGGCCATCGGCATTGGCGGGAAGTTCGGTCACACCCCAGTCAAAATTCTTGATCGATGAAAACGCCCCCAAACGGAAGGTGCCATCAATCGTCATGGCGGCCAGTCCGGCGCGGAAAGCTGCCTGGCCTTCATCCATAAAGCCGACTTTGCCAACCTTTTCGTCGGTTTGCAGGCCGGTATAGAATTTAAGGGCCTTTAAGCCGGCATCGTCATTGTAATTGACCTTGGTGTAATCATCCTTATAGGGATCACCACCAAACTGGCGCACCAGAACTTCGCGCCACCAATGCTGGTCCTGCCCGGCCATATCAAGGGTGATACCTGCCGAAATCATGTTGCCACTGCCATCCTGTTTGACGGTGGCCTTTGCTGCTTTGATCATATCATCAAGGGTTTGCGGCGGGTTTTCCGGGTCAAGGCCGGCTTCCTTGAACAGTTTTTTGTTATAAAAAAGCGCAAGCGAGCGCACAGCTGTCGGCAGGCCGTAATATTTGCCATCGCGTTTCATCGCCGTCACGATCGGGAAGAAGTCCTTTTCGATTTCGGCACTGGGGAACACGTCTTCGGAAAGCGGCTGTAACAGCTTGCCCGAGGCGAATTTATCGAGCCAGCCATAAAAAAGCTGCATCACTTCGGGGCTTTTGCCTGCGGCCTTGGCGGCGACAAGGCGTGTCTGGTAATCGGCATAGGGGAAGGTGGTTTGCTTGACCGTAATGTCGGGGTTAAGTTCCTCGAACCGGTCAATCAGTTTGTTCATGGCGGTAACGCGGCTGTCGAACAGATATTGCCAATATTCAATTTCAACCGCGTGGGCCTGTGATGCACCAGCCCCCCAGATACCGGCTGCAACTGCAGCCAGTGCAAGATATTTACGCATTGTCGTCTCCAGTTTTTGTAAAGCCCCTGAAAGGTTCCCCAAGATGTTATTGGCTGTTTTTGCGTTCTCTAGCCCTGGATTGGGTCACCATGATCGCCCATAGCTTCGGCTTGGCAGGTGCTCTCTGTCAATAAGATAATTTACTTGATTTATTTTAATGGGGCGCAAATGATAACCCCAGGAGGACACAGATCTTGCCCAAAACCAGCAAAAAACCGGACGTTACCCAACTGCCAATTGGCAATAATCCTGAACGCAGCCGCAGCCATAACCGGCGTGTTGTTCTTGATGCCATTCGCAGCCACGGCATGATGGGGCGCACCCAGATCGCAAAACTGGCCCATCTGAGTCCCCAGGCTGTCACCAATATTGTTGATGAACTGGTGGCCGACGGTTTGCTGATCGAAAAGGGGCGTTTGCGGTCCGGTCGTGGGCAGCCGCCCATTCAGTTTGCAGTTAATCCTGACGGGGCCTTTACCGTTGGTATTGAAATTGCGGCGGACCATTTGGTGCTGGTTGCCCTTGATATGGTCGGCACATTGCGGGCGGAACGGGTGATGCAGGTCGAAAATACCGACCCGGACCACGTCATTCCCATTATCCTGCTGGAACTGGCAAAGCTGCGCGGGCAAACCGGCATTGCGCCTGAACGGCTGCAGGGTATTGGCCTTGTTATGCCGGGGCCTTTTGAAATTGATGGCATGACATCGGTTGGCCCCACGACCTTGCCCGGCTGGCAGGGTAAAAACCCGGCAACACTGTTATCCGACGCAACAGGCGAAGATGTTGTGCTGGAAAATGATGCCTCGGCCGCAGCAGTGGGAGAACGGTTTTTTGGCGCTGCACAGGCCATTTCGTCCTTCGGGCTGGTTTATTTTGGTGCGGGACTTGGTCTTGGCATCATTCATGAAGGCCGGCCCTATCGCGGGGCATATGGCAATGCCGGTGAAATCGGCCATGCCGTTTCAGCACCGGGCGGGCGCGAATGTACCTGCGGGCAGCGTGGTTGCCTTGAACGTTACGCCTCGCTTTATGCCCTTTATGAAAAATTGTCGCTGGCCGGGCGCGAACGGCCCGATTTTGCCGGGCTGATCGACCTTTACCGTCAAAACGACCCGATCATGGATGAATGGCTGAGCGAGGCCAGCCTGCATCTTGCCCCTATGCTGTCGACGCTGGAAAACATCCTTGATCCTGAAACGATCATTTTGGGCGGTGCCCTGCCAGATGAAATTGTTGATGAACTCATTTCGCGCATCAACCCGTTGCCCATGTCGGTATCAACCCGCGCGGTTCGGACCCAGCCACGCCTGATGCGCGGCCATACCGGCCAACTGACAGCCGCCCTTGGCGCGGCAACCCTGCCTTTGTGGGAAATCATGACCCCGAAACTTGATACCAAGGTTAGCGCCCCCCTTGACTGACAGGAGATTCCCCTTGCTTGACGACCGAGAACGCCTGAGCCGCCAAAAATCCGATCCGGCGATCATTCGTTTGCATCGCGCACTTTCGCGCCTGCAATCGGTCGTGACCGTAATGCATAGTGGCGCGCATCCTGATGATGAACAAAGCGGCATGGTGGCCTATTTGCGGTTTGGTCGGGGGATGCGGGTGGTGATTACCTGTTCCACCCGGGGCGAAGGTGGACAGAATATTTTGGGGGCCGAACGCCAGGGCGCACTCGGTGCGCTGCGCACACGCGAAATGGAACAGGCCGCGCGTGAACTTGATTGTGATATTCACTGGGTGGGACATGGGCCCGAAGACCGCATCCATGATTTCGGGTTTTCCAAAAACGGCGAAGAAACCCTGGATCGCTGGGGTGAATATCTGTTGATTGATCGCATGGTGCGTGCCTATCGCCGGGAAAAACCCGATATCGTGATTCCCACCTTTCTTGATGTGCCGGGCCAGCATGGCCATCACCGTGCCATGACCCTGGCCGCAGAACGGGCCATCGCCCTTGCCGCCGATCCGATCTATGATTGCGGTGGGCTGGCCCCCTGGAAAGTTGCCAAATTTTACCTGCCGGCCTGGTCCGGTGCCAGTGATGCCTATGATGATGAAATTGCCCCGCCGCCCGTAACCGTTTCGATAAACGCGCCCAGGGAT
This genomic window from Thalassospira marina contains:
- a CDS encoding ABC transporter ATP-binding protein, which gives rise to MTEIQLEKITKKYGSIETIHGIDLTVKDGEFVVLVGPSGCGKSTTLRMIAGLETITGGNLRIGGEIVNEHEPKERNIAMVFQNYAIYPHMSVRQNIGFGLYTAKLSKAEKEQRIEETAALLGLVELLDRKPSALSGGQRQRVAIGRAMVRNPVAFLFDEPLSNLDAQLRSQMRIEIKRLHQRLKSTIVYVTHDQVEAMTMADRIVVMRDGHILQSGSPTDLYENPADMFTARFIGNPSMNMVSARSSNNALIAKNANAVISAPAPDLAGERDISVGVRSHALTVGTPTGKTGLTITGEILVLEPLGSETLVHIDTADGVVIASAPAQHQLAAGQTVSATANVESLYFFDSDSQKALIRA
- the argH gene encoding argininosuccinate lyase; translation: MAHNPPHDSSVFPDPVYKDTVLGPLFDGARDHFASDFQRIDRAHLIMLCEQGILSQSQASQIAAALQAIETEIDPATLTYTGEVEDFFFLIEKELKARLGADLGGRLHTARSRNDIDHTLFKLQLRRRITSLLGQVLDLIDSAIIKADAQKETLIVAYTHGQPAQPTSFAHYLSAMIEVLLRDAKRLFDALATVNLSPMGAAAITTSGFDIDRHRMAELLGFDAPLRNSYGCIAAIDYVSGTYGALELLFLHLGRPIQDFQFWSSFEVGQLYVPNALVQISSIMPQKRNPVPIEHMRLLASQTFGRARAMIEIMHNTPFTDMNDSEGETQAFGYQAFATASRVIALMTSFVSAIRINEDRVAENIRKSCITITELADDLVRNEGLSFREAHEIAAHVAKTIVAQNGDLVTDGYAPFCKVFADSTGRETAMDAKRFATVVSAAHFVAVRDRFGGPGETAIADAITSYQDDLAALRAALAKANNDAAQADILLQTKFNALLGASA
- a CDS encoding carbohydrate ABC transporter permease: MSTAISESLMQAKARPGRILTWAVLLIGGIIMITPILFMFGTSFKDAGQVYDMRLFPEYPTLDNYIQVLSDGRFLRWFANSMGIATTVTLSNVFFDSLVGYTLAKFDFRGRYLIFLAILSTLMIPTEMLVIPWYLMSSKLGWIDTYWGVMFPGMMTAFGTFLMKQFFETVPNDFLEAARIDGLNEFQIWWKIALPLVTPALSALAIFTFLGNWTAFFWPLIVTTSQEFYTLPVGLTSFAIEQSIQWEKIMTGAALATIPTLIVFLVLQRFIVRGIMLAGLKG
- a CDS encoding carbohydrate ABC transporter permease; its protein translation is MTSANTTQVQVAPQGGRSRKRLRMQTKRVLWAWGFLALPIVFYSWIRFYPTLDAFWLSFTDWDLLNEPNFIGLDNYRQLFNDPQFWQVFKNTFTYLLAGTPISLCFAFVIAYFLDRVRFMQGFIRALYFLPFLTTASAMAWVWRWFYQPVPIGIINGLLADFGISQQPFIRSVDQALPSVLLTAIWAGVGFQIVIFMAGLRAIPQTYYEAARIDGLGEWAILRKITLPLLKPTTVFLVVFSSIGFLRIFDQVYNITTNDPGGPLNSTKPLVLMIYQSAFSSYQMGYAAAQTVVLFTILLIVSLIQLWVMRKR
- a CDS encoding extracellular solute-binding protein codes for the protein MRKYLALAAVAAGIWGAGASQAHAVEIEYWQYLFDSRVTAMNKLIDRFEELNPDITVKQTTFPYADYQTRLVAAKAAGKSPEVMQLFYGWLDKFASGKLLQPLSEDVFPSAEIEKDFFPIVTAMKRDGKYYGLPTAVRSLALFYNKKLFKEAGLDPENPPQTLDDMIKAAKATVKQDGSGNMISAGITLDMAGQDQHWWREVLVRQFGGDPYKDDYTKVNYNDDAGLKALKFYTGLQTDEKVGKVGFMDEGQAAFRAGLAAMTIDGTFRLGAFSSIKNFDWGVTELPANADGLRSNYASYFANGIAAGVEGEKLEAAEKFLKFVSSKEAMDIWLKTVGELPARREAAMTDENLKDPIYGPFLKGLDYAHTTMFVDESAQRQVSIDMVNRVLLQDQAPDESLKQAADAEQAIIDKAKK
- a CDS encoding ROK family transcriptional regulator; its protein translation is MPKTSKKPDVTQLPIGNNPERSRSHNRRVVLDAIRSHGMMGRTQIAKLAHLSPQAVTNIVDELVADGLLIEKGRLRSGRGQPPIQFAVNPDGAFTVGIEIAADHLVLVALDMVGTLRAERVMQVENTDPDHVIPIILLELAKLRGQTGIAPERLQGIGLVMPGPFEIDGMTSVGPTTLPGWQGKNPATLLSDATGEDVVLENDASAAAVGERFFGAAQAISSFGLVYFGAGLGLGIIHEGRPYRGAYGNAGEIGHAVSAPGGRECTCGQRGCLERYASLYALYEKLSLAGRERPDFAGLIDLYRQNDPIMDEWLSEASLHLAPMLSTLENILDPETIILGGALPDEIVDELISRINPLPMSVSTRAVRTQPRLMRGHTGQLTAALGAATLPLWEIMTPKLDTKVSAPLD